In one window of Escherichia coli DSM 30083 = JCM 1649 = ATCC 11775 DNA:
- the glgB gene encoding 1,4-alpha-glucan branching enzyme, which produces MSDRIDRDVINALIAGHFADPFSVLGMHKTTAGLEVRALLPDATDVWVIEPKTGRKLAKLECLDSRGFFSGVIPRRKNFFRYQLAVVWHGQQNLIDDPYRFGPLIQEMDAWLLSEGTHLRPYETLGAHADTMDGVTGTRFSVWAPNARRVSVVGQFNYWDGRRHPMRLRKESGIWELFIPGAHNGQLYKYEMIDANGNLRLKSDPYAFEAQMRPETASLICGLPEKVVQTEERKKANQFDAPISIYEVHLGSWRRHTDNNFWLSYRELADQLVPYAKWMGFTHLELLPINEHPFDGSWGYQPTGLYAPTRRFGTRDDFRYFIDAAHAAGLNVILDWVPGHFPTDDFALAEFDGTNLYEHSDPREGYHQDWNTLIYNYGRREVSNFLVGNALYWIERFGIDALRVDAVASMIYRDYSRKEGEWIPNEFGGRENLEAIEFLRNTNRILGEQVSGAVTMAEESTDFPGVSRPQDMGGLGFWYKWNLGWMHDTLDYMKLDPIYRQYHHDKLTFGMLYNYTENFVLPLSHDEVVHGKKSILDRMPGDAWQKFANLRAYYGWMWAFPGKKLLFMGNEFAQGREWNHDASLDWHLLEGGDNWHHGVQRLVRDLNHTYRHHKAMHELDFDPYGFEWLVVDDKERSVLIFVRRDKEGNEIIVASNFTPVPRHDYRFGINQPGKWREILNTDSMHYHGSNAGNGGAVHSDEIASHGRQHSLSLTLPPLATIWLVREAE; this is translated from the coding sequence ATGTCCGATCGTATCGATAGAGACGTGATTAACGCGCTAATTGCAGGCCATTTTGCGGATCCTTTTTCCGTACTGGGGATGCATAAAACCACCGCGGGACTGGAAGTCCGTGCCCTTTTACCCGACGCTACCGATGTGTGGGTGATTGAACCGAAAACCGGGCGCAAACTCGCAAAACTGGAGTGTCTCGACTCACGGGGATTCTTTAGCGGTGTCATTCCGCGACGTAAGAATTTTTTCCGCTATCAGTTGGCTGTTGTCTGGCATGGTCAGCAAAACCTGATTGATGATCCTTACCGTTTTGGCCCGCTAATCCAGGAAATGGATGCCTGGCTATTATCTGAAGGTACTCACCTACGTCCGTATGAAACCTTAGGCGCGCATGCAGATACTATGGATGGCGTCACAGGTACGCGTTTTTCTGTCTGGGCTCCAAACGCCCGTCGGGTCTCGGTGGTTGGGCAATTCAACTACTGGGACGGTCGCCGTCATCCGATGCGACTGCGTAAAGAGAGCGGAATCTGGGAACTGTTTATCCCCGGGGCGCATAACGGTCAGCTCTATAAATACGAGATGATTGATGCCAATGGCAACTTGCGCCTGAAGTCCGACCCTTATGCCTTCGAAGCGCAAATGCGCCCGGAAACCGCGTCTCTTATTTGCGGCCTGCCGGAAAAGGTTGTGCAGACTGAAGAGCGCAAAAAAGCGAATCAGTTTGATGCGCCAATCTCTATTTATGAAGTTCACCTTGGCTCCTGGCGTCGCCACACCGACAACAATTTCTGGTTGAGCTACCGCGAGCTGGCCGATCAACTGGTGCCTTATGCTAAATGGATGGGCTTTACCCATCTCGAGCTACTGCCTATTAACGAGCATCCCTTCGATGGCAGTTGGGGTTATCAGCCAACCGGCCTGTATGCACCGACCCGCCGTTTTGGTACTCGCGACGACTTCCGTTATTTCATTGATGCCGCACACGCAGCTGGTCTGAACGTGATTCTCGACTGGGTGCCAGGCCACTTCCCGACCGATGACTTTGCGCTTGCCGAATTTGATGGCACGAACTTGTATGAACACAGCGATCCGCGCGAAGGCTATCATCAGGACTGGAACACGCTGATCTACAACTATGGTCGCCGCGAAGTCAGTAACTTCCTTGTCGGTAACGCACTTTACTGGATTGAACGTTTTGGTATTGATGCGCTGCGCGTCGATGCGGTGGCGTCAATGATTTATCGCGACTACAGCCGTAAAGAGGGGGAGTGGATCCCGAACGAATTTGGCGGTCGCGAGAATCTTGAAGCGATTGAATTCTTGCGTAATACCAACCGTATTCTTGGTGAGCAGGTTTCCGGTGCAGTGACAATGGCGGAGGAGTCTACCGATTTCCCTGGCGTTTCTCGTCCGCAGGATATGGGCGGTCTGGGCTTCTGGTACAAGTGGAACCTCGGCTGGATGCATGACACCCTGGACTACATGAAGCTCGACCCGATTTATCGTCAGTATCATCACGATAAACTGACCTTCGGGATGCTCTACAACTACACTGAAAACTTCGTCCTGCCGTTGTCGCATGATGAAGTGGTCCACGGTAAAAAATCGATTCTCGACCGGATGCCGGGCGACGCATGGCAGAAATTCGCTAACCTGCGCGCCTACTACGGCTGGATGTGGGCATTCCCGGGCAAGAAACTACTGTTCATGGGGAACGAATTTGCCCAGGGCCGCGAGTGGAACCATGACGCCAGCCTCGACTGGCATCTGTTGGAAGGCGGCGATAACTGGCACCACGGTGTCCAGCGTCTGGTGCGCGATCTGAACCACACCTACCGCCACCATAAAGCAATGCATGAACTGGATTTTGACCCGTACGGCTTTGAATGGCTGGTGGTGGATGACAAAGAACGCTCGGTGCTGATCTTTGTGCGTCGCGATAAAGAGGGTAACGAAATCATCGTTGCCAGTAACTTTACACCGGTGCCGCGTCATGATTATCGCTTCGGTATTAACCAGCCGGGTAAATGGCGTGAAATCCTCAATACCGATTCCATGCACTATCACGGCAGTAATGCAGGCAATGGCGGCGCAGTACACAGCGATGAGATTGCCAGCCACGGTCGTCAGCATTCACTGAGCCTGACGCTACCACCTCTGGCCACTATCTGGCTGGTTCGGGAGGCAGAATGA
- the asd gene encoding aspartate-semialdehyde dehydrogenase, with protein MKNVGFIGWRGMVGSVLMQRMVEERDFDAIRPVFFSTSQLGQAAPSFGGTTGTLQDAFDLEALKALDIIVTCQGGDYTNEIYPKLRESGWQGYWIDAASSLRMKDDAIIILDPVNQDVITDGLNNGIRTFVGGNCTVSLMLMSLGGLFANDLVDWVSVATYQAASGGGARHMRELLTQMGHLYGHVADELANPSSAILDIERKVTTLTRSGELPVDNFGVPLAGSLIPWIDKQLDNGQSREEWKGQAETNKILNTSSVIPVDGLCVRVGALRCHSQAFTIKLKKDVSIPTVEELLAAHNPWAKVVPNDREITMRELTPAAVTGTLTTPVGRLRKLNMGPEFLSAFTVGDQLLWGAAEPLRRMLRQLA; from the coding sequence ATGAAAAATGTTGGTTTTATCGGCTGGCGCGGTATGGTCGGCTCCGTTCTCATGCAACGCATGGTTGAAGAGCGCGACTTCGACGCCATTCGCCCTGTCTTCTTTTCTACTTCTCAGCTTGGTCAGGCTGCGCCGTCTTTTGGCGGAACCACTGGCACACTTCAGGATGCCTTTGATCTGGAGGCGCTAAAGGCCCTCGATATCATTGTGACCTGTCAGGGCGGCGATTATACCAACGAAATCTATCCAAAGCTTCGTGAAAGCGGATGGCAAGGTTACTGGATTGACGCAGCATCATCTCTGCGCATGAAAGATGACGCCATCATCATTCTTGACCCCGTCAATCAGGACGTCATTACCGACGGATTAAATAATGGTATCAGGACTTTTGTTGGCGGTAACTGTACCGTAAGCCTGATGTTGATGTCGCTGGGGGGTTTATTCGCCAATGATCTTGTTGATTGGGTGTCCGTTGCAACCTACCAGGCCGCTTCCGGCGGTGGTGCGCGACATATGCGTGAGTTATTAACCCAAATGGGCCATCTGTATGGCCATGTGGCAGATGAACTCGCGAACCCGTCCTCTGCTATTCTCGATATCGAACGCAAAGTCACAACCTTAACCCGTAGCGGTGAGCTGCCGGTAGATAACTTTGGCGTGCCGCTGGCGGGTAGCCTGATTCCGTGGATCGACAAACAGCTTGATAACGGTCAGAGCCGCGAAGAGTGGAAAGGGCAGGCGGAAACCAACAAGATCCTCAACACATCTTCCGTAATTCCGGTAGATGGTTTATGTGTGCGTGTCGGGGCATTGCGCTGCCACAGCCAGGCATTCACTATTAAATTGAAAAAAGATGTGTCTATTCCGACCGTGGAAGAACTGCTGGCTGCGCACAATCCGTGGGCGAAAGTTGTTCCGAACGATCGGGAAATCACTATGCGTGAGCTAACCCCAGCTGCCGTTACCGGCACGCTGACCACGCCGGTAGGCCGCCTGCGTAAGCTGAATATGGGACCGGAGTTCCTGTCAGCCTTTACCGTGGGCGACCAGCTGCTGTGGGGGGCCGCGGAGCCGCTGCGTCGGATGCTTCGTCAACTGGCGTAA
- the glgA gene encoding glycogen synthase GlgA, which yields MQVLHVCSEMFPLLKTGGLADVIGALPAAQIADGVDARVLLPAFPDIRRGVTDAQVVSRRDTFAGHITLLFGHYNGVGIYLIDAPHLYDRPGSPYHDTNLFAYTDNVLRFALLGWVGAEMASGLDPFWRPDVVHAHDWHAGLAPAYLAARGRPAKSVFTVHNLAYQGMFYAHHMNDIQLPWSFFNIHGLEFNGQISFLKAGLYYADHITAVSPTYAREITEPQFAYGMEGLLQQRHREGRLSGVLNGVDEKIWSPETDLLLASRYTRDTLEDKAENKRQLQIAMGLKVDDKVPLFAVVSRLTSQKGLDLVLEALPGLLEQGGQLALLGAGDPVLQEGFLAAAAEYPGQVGVQIGYHEAFSHRIMGGADVILVPSRFEPCGLTQLYGLKYGTLPLVRRTGGLADTVSDCSLENLADGVASGFVFEDSNAWSLLRAIRRAFVLWSRPSLWRFVQRQAMAMDFSWQVAAKSYRELYYRLK from the coding sequence ATGCAGGTTTTACATGTATGTTCAGAGATGTTCCCGCTGCTTAAAACCGGCGGTCTGGCTGATGTTATTGGGGCATTACCCGCAGCACAAATCGCAGACGGCGTTGACGCTCGCGTACTGTTGCCTGCATTTCCCGATATTCGCCGTGGCGTGACCGATGCGCAGGTAGTATCCCGTCGTGATACCTTCGCCGGACATATCACGCTTTTGTTCGGTCATTACAACGGGGTTGGCATATACCTGATTGACGCGCCGCATCTCTATGATCGTCCGGGAAGCCCGTATCACGATACCAACTTATTTGCCTATACCGACAACGTATTGCGTTTTGCGCTGCTGGGGTGGGTTGGGGCAGAAATGGCCAGCGGGCTTGACCCATTCTGGCGTCCTGATGTGGTGCATGCGCACGACTGGCATGCAGGCCTTGCGCCTGCGTATCTGGCGGCGCGCGGGCGTCCGGCGAAGTCGGTGTTTACTGTGCACAACCTGGCCTATCAAGGCATGTTTTATGCACATCACATGAATGACATCCAATTGCCATGGTCATTCTTTAATATTCATGGGCTGGAATTCAACGGACAAATCTCTTTCCTGAAGGCCGGTCTGTACTATGCCGATCACATTACGGCAGTCAGCCCAACCTACGCTCGCGAGATCACCGAACCGCAGTTTGCCTACGGTATGGAAGGTCTGTTGCAACAGCGTCACCGTGAAGGGCGTCTTTCCGGCGTACTGAACGGCGTGGACGAGAAAATCTGGAGTCCAGAGACGGACTTACTGTTGGCCTCGCGTTACACCCGCGATACGTTGGAAGATAAAGCGGAAAATAAGCGCCAGTTACAAATCGCAATGGGGCTTAAGGTTGACGATAAAGTGCCGCTTTTTGCAGTGGTGAGCCGTCTTACCAGCCAGAAAGGTCTCGACCTGGTGCTGGAAGCCTTACCTGGTCTTCTGGAGCAGGGCGGGCAGCTGGCGCTACTCGGCGCGGGCGATCCGGTGCTGCAGGAAGGTTTCCTTGCGGCGGCAGCGGAATACCCCGGCCAGGTGGGCGTTCAGATTGGCTATCACGAAGCATTTTCGCATCGCATTATGGGCGGCGCGGACGTCATTCTGGTGCCCAGCCGTTTTGAACCGTGCGGCTTAACGCAACTTTATGGATTGAAGTACGGTACGCTGCCGTTAGTGCGGCGCACCGGTGGGCTTGCTGATACGGTTTCTGACTGTTCTCTTGAGAACCTTGCAGATGGCGTCGCCAGTGGGTTTGTCTTTGAAGATAGTAATGCCTGGTCGCTGTTACGGGCTATTCGACGTGCTTTTGTACTGTGGTCCCGTCCTTCACTGTGGCGGTTTGTGCAACGTCAGGCTATGGCAATGGATTTTAGCTGGCAGGTCGCGGCGAAGTCGTACCGTGAGCTTTACTATCGCTTGAAATAG
- the glgX gene encoding glycogen debranching protein GlgX, which yields MTQLAIGKPTPLGAHYDGQGVNFTLFSAHAERVELCVFDANGQEHRYDLPGHSGDIWHGYLPDARPGLRYGYRVHGPWQPAEGHRFNPAKLLIDPCARQIDGEFKDNPLLHAGHNEPDYRDNASIAPKCVVVVDHYDWEDDAPPRMPWGCTIIYEAHVKGLTYLHPEIPVEIRGTYKALGHPVMINYLKQLGITALELLPVAQFASEPRLQRMGLSNYWGYNPVAMFALHPAYACSPETALDEFRDAIKALHKAGIEVILDIVLNHSAELDLDGPLFSLRGIDNRSYYWIREDGDYHNWTGCGNTLNLSHPAVVDYASACLRYWVETCHVDGFRFDLAAVMGRTPEFRQDAPLFTAIQNCPVLSQVKLIAEPWDIAPGGYQVGNFPPLFAEWNDHFRDAARRFWLHYDLPLGAFAGRFAASSDVFKRNGRLPSAAINLVTAHDGFTLRDCVCFNHKHNEANGEENRDGTNNNYSNNHGKEGLGGTLDLVERRRDSIHALLTTLLLSQGTPMLLAGDEHGHSQRGNNNAYCQDNQLTWLDWSQASSGLTAFTAALIHLRKRIPALMENRWWEEGDGNVRWLNRYAQPLSTDEWQNGPKQLQILLSDRFLIAINATLEVTEIVLPAGEWHAIPPFAGEDNPVITAVWQGPAHGLCVFQR from the coding sequence ATGACACAACTCGCCATTGGCAAACCCACTCCCCTCGGCGCGCATTACGACGGTCAGGGCGTCAACTTCACACTTTTCTCCGCTCATGCCGAGCGGGTAGAGCTGTGTGTCTTTGATGCCAATGGCCAGGAACATCGCTATGACTTGCCAGGGCACAGTGGCGACATTTGGCACGGTTATCTGCCGGATGCGCGCCCGGGTTTGCGTTATGGTTATCGCGTTCATGGCCCCTGGCAACCCGCCGAGGGGCATCGCTTTAACCCGGCGAAGTTGTTGATTGATCCTTGCGCGCGGCAAATTGACGGGGAGTTTAAAGATAACCCGCTGCTGCACGCCGGTCATAATGAACCTGACTATCGCGACAACGCCTCCATTGCGCCGAAATGCGTAGTGGTGGTTGATCACTATGACTGGGAGGATGATGCCCCGCCGCGCATGCCGTGGGGCTGCACCATCATTTATGAAGCCCATGTCAAAGGATTAACGTATCTGCACCCGGAGATCCCGGTCGAGATCCGTGGCACTTATAAAGCCCTGGGGCATCCGGTGATGATCAACTATTTGAAACAGTTGGGCATTACCGCGCTGGAGTTGCTGCCGGTGGCACAATTTGCCAGCGAACCACGTCTGCAACGCATGGGGCTTAGTAACTACTGGGGGTACAACCCGGTGGCGATGTTTGCGCTGCATCCGGCGTATGCCTGCTCGCCAGAAACGGCGCTGGATGAGTTTCGCGATGCAATCAAAGCACTGCATAAAGCGGGTATCGAAGTCATTCTTGATATCGTGCTCAACCATAGTGCGGAACTGGACCTCGACGGCCCGTTATTCTCGCTGCGTGGGATCGACAACCGTAGCTATTATTGGATAAGAGAAGACGGCGATTATCACAACTGGACCGGTTGTGGTAACACGCTCAATTTGAGTCATCCGGCGGTGGTAGATTATGCCAGCGCCTGCCTGCGTTATTGGGTAGAAACCTGCCACGTCGATGGTTTCCGCTTTGATCTGGCGGCAGTCATGGGCCGTACGCCAGAGTTTCGTCAGGATGCGCCGTTGTTTACCGCTATCCAGAACTGCCCGGTGCTCTCGCAGGTGAAGTTAATTGCTGAACCGTGGGATATCGCTCCTGGTGGTTATCAGGTGGGAAATTTCCCGCCGCTGTTTGCCGAGTGGAACGATCATTTCCGCGATGCAGCCCGTCGTTTCTGGCTGCATTATGATTTACCTCTGGGAGCGTTTGCCGGGCGTTTTGCTGCCTCCAGCGATGTTTTTAAACGTAATGGTCGTCTGCCGAGTGCCGCGATTAATCTCGTCACCGCGCATGACGGTTTTACGCTTCGCGACTGCGTTTGCTTCAACCATAAACACAATGAAGCAAACGGAGAAGAAAATCGCGACGGGACCAACAACAATTACAGTAACAATCATGGTAAAGAAGGGTTAGGCGGTACTCTTGATCTGGTTGAACGGCGGCGCGACAGCATTCACGCCCTGTTAACAACGTTGTTGCTCTCCCAGGGTACGCCGATGTTACTGGCCGGTGACGAACATGGTCACAGCCAGCGTGGCAATAACAATGCCTACTGTCAGGATAACCAATTAACCTGGTTGGACTGGTCGCAGGCAAGCAGTGGTTTAACCGCATTTACCGCCGCGTTAATCCATCTGCGCAAGCGCATTCCCGCTTTGATGGAGAATCGCTGGTGGGAAGAAGGCGACGGCAATGTCCGTTGGCTAAATCGATATGCTCAACCTTTAAGCACGGATGAGTGGCAAAACGGGCCGAAACAGCTGCAAATTCTGCTCTCGGATCGCTTTTTGATCGCAATTAACGCCACGCTTGAGGTAACAGAGATTGTTTTACCTGCTGGGGAGTGGCACGCCATTCCCCCATTCGCTGGAGAGGATAACCCAGTGATTACGGCTGTCTGGCAGGGACCTGCACACGGATTGTGTGTGTTCCAGAGATGA
- the gntU gene encoding gluconate transporter, with the protein MTTLTLVLTAVGSVLLLLFLVMKARMHAFLALMVVSMGAGLFSGMPLDKIAATMEKGMGGTLGFLAVVVALGAMFGKILHETGAVDQIAVKMLKSFGHSRVHYAIGLAGLVCALPLFFEVAIVLLISVAFSMARHTGTNLVKLVIPLFAGVAAAAAFLVPGPAPMLLASQMNADFGWMILIGLCAAIPGMIIAGPLWGNFISRYVELHIPDDISEPHLGEGKMPSFGFSLSLILLPLVLVGLKTIAARFVPEGSTAYEWFEFIGHPFTAILVACLVAIYGLAMRQGMPKDKVMEICGHALQPAGIILLVIGAGGVFKQVLVDSGVGPALGEALTGMGLPIAITCFVLAAAVRIIQGSATVACLTAVGLVMPVIEQLNYSGAQMAALSICIAGGSIVVSHVNDAGFWLFGKFTGATEAETLKTWTMMETILGTVGAIVGMIAFQLLS; encoded by the coding sequence GTGACTACATTAACGCTTGTTTTAACAGCAGTAGGGTCTGTTTTACTGCTGCTGTTTTTAGTCATGAAGGCGCGTATGCACGCTTTCCTGGCTTTAATGGTGGTGTCCATGGGGGCTGGCCTTTTTTCTGGTATGCCGCTCGATAAAATCGCAGCGACGATGGAAAAAGGGATGGGAGGCACCCTCGGCTTCCTGGCGGTGGTTGTCGCCCTGGGAGCCATGTTTGGTAAGATCTTACATGAAACCGGCGCGGTCGATCAGATTGCCGTCAAAATGCTCAAATCCTTCGGTCACAGCCGCGTGCATTATGCTATCGGCCTTGCGGGGCTGGTTTGTGCGCTACCGCTGTTCTTTGAAGTGGCGATTGTTCTGCTGATTAGCGTTGCTTTCTCAATGGCGCGCCACACCGGCACGAACCTGGTGAAGCTGGTAATCCCATTATTTGCAGGCGTGGCGGCAGCGGCTGCGTTCCTGGTGCCTGGGCCAGCGCCAATGCTGCTGGCATCGCAGATGAACGCCGACTTTGGCTGGATGATCCTGATTGGCCTGTGCGCGGCAATTCCGGGAATGATTATTGCCGGGCCGCTGTGGGGTAATTTCATCAGCCGCTACGTGGAGTTGCATATTCCTGACGACATCAGCGAACCGCATCTCGGCGAAGGCAAAATGCCGTCCTTCGGATTCAGCCTGTCGCTGATCCTGTTGCCACTGGTGCTGGTGGGGCTGAAAACCATTGCCGCGCGTTTTGTGCCAGAAGGTTCTACCGCTTACGAATGGTTTGAGTTTATCGGCCATCCGTTTACCGCGATTCTGGTTGCTTGCCTGGTGGCGATTTACGGTCTGGCAATGCGTCAGGGTATGCCAAAAGACAAAGTGATGGAGATTTGCGGTCACGCGCTGCAACCGGCGGGGATCATTCTGCTGGTGATTGGTGCGGGCGGCGTGTTCAAACAGGTGCTGGTTGACTCTGGTGTCGGTCCGGCACTGGGCGAAGCGTTAACCGGCATGGGCCTGCCGATTGCCATCACCTGCTTCGTGCTGGCAGCTGCAGTGCGCATCATTCAGGGTTCTGCCACCGTTGCCTGTTTAACGGCGGTGGGACTGGTGATGCCGGTCATTGAACAACTGAACTACTCCGGTGCGCAAATGGCGGCGCTGTCGATTTGTATCGCCGGTGGTTCGATTGTTGTCAGCCACGTTAACGACGCGGGTTTCTGGTTGTTCGGTAAATTTACCGGCGCGACCGAAGCCGAAACGCTTAAAACCTGGACCATGATGGAAACCATCCTCGGCACTGTCGGTGCCATCGTTGGGATGATTGCGTTCCAGCTGTTGAGTTAA
- the glgC gene encoding glucose-1-phosphate adenylyltransferase — protein sequence MVSLEKNDHLMLARQLPLKSVALILAGGRGTRLKDLTNKRAKPAVHFGGKFRIIDFALSNCINSGIRRMGVITQYQSHTLVQHIQRGWSFFNEEMNEFVDLLPAQQRMKGENWYRGTADAVTQNLDIIRRYKAEYVVILAGDHIYKQDYSRMLIDHVEKGARCTVACMPVPIEEASAFGVMAVDENDKIIEFVEKPANPPSMPNDPGKSLASMGIYVFDADYLYELLEEDDRDENSSHDFGKDLIPKITEAGLAYAHPFPLSCVQSDPDAEPYWRDVGTLEAYWKANLDLASVVPELDMYDRNWPIRTYNESLPPAKFVQDRSGSHGMTLNSLVSGGCVISGSVVVQSVLFSRVRVNSFCNIDSAVLLPEVWVGRSCRLRRCVIDRACVIPEGMVIGENAEEDARRFYRSEEGIVLVTREMLRKLGHKQER from the coding sequence ATGGTTAGTTTAGAGAAGAACGATCACTTAATGTTGGCGCGCCAGCTGCCATTGAAATCTGTTGCCCTGATACTGGCGGGAGGACGTGGTACCCGCCTGAAGGATTTAACCAATAAGCGAGCAAAACCGGCCGTACACTTCGGCGGTAAGTTCCGCATTATCGACTTTGCGCTGTCTAACTGCATCAACTCCGGGATCCGTCGTATGGGCGTGATCACCCAGTACCAGTCCCACACTCTGGTGCAGCACATCCAGCGCGGCTGGTCATTCTTCAATGAAGAAATGAACGAGTTTGTCGATCTGCTGCCAGCACAGCAGAGAATGAAAGGGGAAAACTGGTATCGCGGCACCGCAGATGCGGTCACCCAAAACCTCGACATTATCCGCCGTTATAAAGCGGAATACGTGGTGATCCTGGCGGGCGACCATATCTACAAGCAAGACTACTCGCGTATGCTTATCGACCACGTCGAAAAAGGTGCACGTTGCACCGTTGCTTGTATGCCAGTACCGATTGAAGAAGCCTCCGCGTTTGGCGTTATGGCGGTTGATGAGAACGATAAAATTATCGAATTCGTTGAAAAACCAGCTAACCCGCCGTCAATGCCGAACGATCCAGGCAAATCTCTGGCGAGTATGGGTATTTACGTCTTTGACGCCGACTATCTGTATGAACTGCTGGAAGAAGACGATCGCGATGAGAACTCCAGCCACGACTTTGGCAAAGATTTGATTCCCAAGATCACCGAAGCCGGTCTGGCCTATGCGCACCCGTTCCCGCTCTCTTGCGTACAATCCGACCCGGATGCCGAGCCGTACTGGCGCGATGTGGGTACGCTGGAAGCTTACTGGAAAGCGAACCTCGATCTGGCCTCTGTGGTGCCGGAACTGGATATGTACGATCGCAATTGGCCAATTCGCACCTACAATGAATCATTACCGCCAGCGAAATTCGTGCAGGATCGCTCCGGTAGCCACGGGATGACCCTTAACTCACTGGTATCCGGCGGTTGTGTGATCTCCGGTTCGGTGGTGGTGCAGTCCGTTCTGTTCTCGCGCGTTCGCGTGAATTCATTCTGCAACATTGATTCCGCCGTATTGTTACCGGAAGTATGGGTAGGTCGCTCGTGCCGTCTGCGCCGCTGCGTCATCGATCGTGCTTGTGTTATTCCGGAAGGCATGGTGATTGGTGAAAACGCAGAGGAAGATGCACGTCGTTTCTATCGTTCAGAAGAAGGCATCGTGCTGGTAACGCGCGAAATGCTACGGAAGTTAGGGCATAAACAGGAGCGATAA
- the gntK gene encoding gluconokinase produces MSTTNHDHHIYVLMGVSGSGKSAVASEVAHQLHAAFLDGDFLHPRCNIEKMASGEPLNDDDRKPWLQALNDAAFAMQRTNKVSLIVCSALKKHYRDLLREGNPNLSFIYLKGDFDVIESRLKARKGHFFKTQMLVTQFETLQEPGADETDVLVVDIDQPLEGVVASTIEVIKKGK; encoded by the coding sequence TTGAGCACGACTAACCATGATCACCACATTTACGTCTTGATGGGCGTATCGGGCAGCGGCAAATCTGCGGTCGCCAGTGAAGTGGCGCATCAACTTCATGCCGCGTTTCTTGATGGCGATTTCCTCCATCCGCGCTGCAATATCGAAAAAATGGCGTCTGGCGAACCGCTGAATGACGACGATCGCAAACCGTGGTTGCAGGCGCTGAACGACGCCGCGTTTGCTATGCAGCGCACCAATAAAGTATCGCTGATCGTCTGTTCTGCACTGAAAAAACACTATCGCGACTTGCTGCGTGAAGGTAATCCTAATCTCTCTTTCATCTACCTGAAAGGCGATTTTGATGTGATTGAAAGCCGCCTGAAAGCGCGCAAAGGCCATTTCTTTAAAACCCAAATGCTGGTGACGCAGTTTGAAACGCTGCAGGAGCCGGGTGCGGACGAAACCGATGTACTGGTGGTGGATATTGATCAACCGCTGGAAGGTGTTGTGGCAAGCACCATTGAGGTTATTAAAAAAGGCAAATAA
- the yhgN gene encoding NAAT family transporter YhgN: MNEIISATVLLILIMDPLGNLPIFMSVLKHTEPKRRRAIMVRELLIALLVMLVFLFAGEKILAFLSLRAETVSISGGIILFLIAIKMIFPSASGNSSGLPAGEEPFIVPLAIPLVAGPTILATLMLLSHQYPNQMGHLVIALLLAWGGTFVILLQSSLFLRLLGEKGVNALERLMGLILVMMATQMFLDGIRMWMKG, encoded by the coding sequence ATGAATGAAATCATTTCTGCAACAGTTTTATTGATCCTGATTATGGATCCGCTCGGAAACCTACCTATTTTCATGTCCGTACTGAAACATACTGAACCGAAAAGACGGCGGGCAATCATGGTGCGAGAGTTGCTTATTGCTCTCCTTGTGATGCTGGTGTTCCTGTTTGCGGGCGAGAAAATTCTGGCATTTCTTAGCCTGCGGGCAGAAACCGTCTCCATTTCTGGCGGCATCATTCTGTTTCTGATCGCCATTAAGATGATTTTCCCCAGCGCTTCAGGAAATAGCAGCGGGCTTCCGGCAGGTGAAGAGCCATTTATCGTGCCGTTGGCAATTCCGCTGGTCGCCGGGCCGACTATTCTCGCCACGCTGATGTTGTTGTCTCATCAGTACCCGAATCAGATGGGACATCTGGTGATTGCTCTGCTGCTGGCCTGGGGCGGCACCTTTGTCATCCTGCTACAGTCTTCGCTATTTTTACGTCTGCTGGGCGAGAAAGGGGTGAACGCACTTGAACGCCTGATGGGATTGATTCTGGTGATGATGGCAACTCAGATGTTCCTCGACGGCATTCGAATGTGGATGAAGGGGTAA